The genomic DNA ttcttcccattaCTTGTTCAGTACAGGACAGTTCTAGAAGGATATCCAGTGCACTACTGTTCAGTATGGCCACAATCTATGAGCACAGATTCTgatgtactcttgtactatggaggttttccaatgggcGCTTGCCACGTTTCCATAAGAAGATtagaccgttggtgtccttctactacaaatagatgctcaaggacaacggccAAATCACCGGTTACTCTGCTCATTTTTTACAATCTTACTcattactcttgcacttactaattgtacatcattttcaagttaagagagagaatcaaaaacattgtctagctgagagatattattgatcatattgtaagttgaacagagtgtgttctgttcaacagagtgttagctattcagtaatttgtatttgatttaaagaagttttagtgaaatccttccggttgttggaagaaggggtgatgtaggagagttagctctgaacatccataaacaacttgttgtgttctttaccttctgtctttcatcattcattggttcaaagtttcaaacccaaacaaatagttccacacttgaattgtttcaagagtttgtgaaggtttgcgaagaatTGAAAGTGAGattaatccttaacaggatttctatcaatccgtttatccaaagttgctaacaatagtcagaccccagTCTTTATTGAttgcaccgatcctatcaattagtATTAGAGATctattttctattctcaagcaacaaGAACCTAAATCATATCGAAAGATGCCAGTTCCTCCAAGATCCCTATGTTTTCGAAAAAAACTACatggtgtggaagaagagagtttgCGCCCATCTTGCTTGTTTGCAcgatgatatgtggagtgttgttACTAAAGGACCAATCAAGATCGACAAAGAAAAATCAGAATGtacaaatgaagataagaggaagaataaCCTCGACAACTTGGCCATGGAAAtcctgtacagatctcttgacgACAACATGTTCAATTACATCATATCTTGCGAgtctgccaaagaaatttgggatagaCTCACTAAACTTTGTGAAGACAACGcgcaaaccaaagagaacaagatcACGGTTGCCACCCAGCAGTTTGACAACTTTAAAATGCGTCCAAGAGAGACGATGACTAAGTTTGATGCAAGATTCAGTCAGATTATCACTACCCTATCCATCCTTGGTAAGACCTACAATAATAGAGAGATTGTTATAAAGGTCATGCGAGCTTTACCCTGGaagtgggacatcaagactatggtgatgagggagtccaaagacctcaataagatggagctctttgacttgcttgccgatctgaaggcctatgagtttaaGTTGAACTCGAGGAATGAAAAGGAGCACACCACATCCGCTATCATTAGCAAGGCTTTGGTGTCTTCCTAGGAGTCACCAGTTGCCAATGAAGAAAAGGCTTCTTCCTAGCAGCTCAGTAGCGACGCAATGGCTCTTCTCATGAAGAAATTCTGGAaatacatgaagaagagcattcataactcaagctcttcaaataataccaATGATGATAAAACTAAATTGAAAGCTAATGTTAAgagttttaactgtggtattctaGGTCATTACAAATCGTAGTGCAGAAAGCCAAAACgtgatgaaaagaaaaaagacaATGAAGGCGAGCTGAAGGCCCTCATGACGGACGACAACAAGGCCAAGTGGATGCAAAGCGACTCAGATTATTTATCATccagcgatagtgatgatgaagaggttgcttgcttcatggaaagagaagaggaagatgttgaggaatctgaggtattggatctgttaggatctaggtcgcggctgggggaccggggttggccggttagcacgtctcactcaaagggtggtgattaatccggttagagattaacaccggggtttcaatactactcaaactgtcacaaacccttgaatcaggttcaagcgcgaaagtggtttgtttcaggttgaaacagcacactcacaagataggcagaaccagtTTTGAATAGGACAAGTTTGGaaattgctgggtcggtttttgggacttagtgattcggttggagcggtattagtcggttagtgcagatcggttataaagtaaagtaaGCAGAAAGTAAGTAGCAaaacaggtttttatggatgttcggagataaagctcctacgtcacccct from Impatiens glandulifera chromosome 9, dImpGla2.1, whole genome shotgun sequence includes the following:
- the LOC124915741 gene encoding uncharacterized protein LOC124915741, with the translated sequence MVWKKRVCAHLACLHDDMWSVVTKGPIKIDKEKSECTNEDKRKNNLDNLAMEILYRSLDDNMFNYIISCESAKEIWDRLTKLCEDNAQTKENKITVATQQFDNFKMRPRETMTKFDARFSQIITTLSILGKTYNNREIVIKVMRALPWKWDIKTMAYEFKLNSRNEKEHTTSAIISKALVSS